ctaaattgtTTACATTACTCTAGTATTTGCaaataaactatattgtttattacaGTGGTGGATCTAaggaaattgaaaaatataatgatattttaaaatttaaagaaataactgGATGTAAAAGTGTAATGCTTGCTAGAGCAGCTGAATGGAACTGTTCTATATTTAGAAAAGATGGAATGCTTCCAATGGATACTGTGATAACGGACTACCTCAAACTTGCTGTCGATTATGACAATTCCCCATCGAACACAAAgtattgtattcaaaatattttaagagaatTGCAAGAAACACCAAGAGGACGAAAATTTTTAGAATGTCAAACCTTAGAGCAAATATGGTAAATTTAGAAACTGActgtagttttataaataaatatttaatgttaaaattaatatttatgtttctagTGCTATATGGGATTTAGACAAATATTGCCAAGAAAAACAGAGTCAATACCAAAAAATGGGCATTCAAGGAAGGTGGCAAGTTCATCCAGATGAACTAGAGCCACCTTCTAAGAAAGCCAAGATTGGAGAAATAAACTTAGAAGATGTTATTCAAATGAAGGTCAGCAATTTAGTTACACATTAAGCACTCatgttttagtaaattttttaaaatgtgttttccTTTCTAGGTCTGTTTTGTAAGAGCTAATTTTAATGACCTGAATTTACCAAAATCACAATTACACGCCTGGGCTGGAAAAAATGGAGTTAAATTACCTCATTACCAGACTCATCAAGTGGAAAAACTATTCTGCTCAGTGCTTACATTCAATGGCAAAAAATACACATCAACATTTTGGGAGAAGAATAAAAAGTTTGCCGAACAAGGAGCTGCATTAGTAGCtttatttcacttaaaattGATCACAGAAGAAGATTTGGTCAAACTTggaagtataataaaataatttaaaaaaacaaatgtttaattttctttataaaaaaattctaacaTATCACTGTTGTTTTTTCATGTTTTCTATACATTccaaaagttgtttatttaaatcttcTAGCTTGTTATTCAATTCATTTTGATGTGTTAAATCTTTCTTTAGGGTATTAAAA
The nucleotide sequence above comes from Vanessa cardui chromosome 7, ilVanCard2.1, whole genome shotgun sequence. Encoded proteins:
- the LOC124531251 gene encoding tRNA-dihydrouridine(20) synthase [NAD(P)+]-like; this translates as MLSYENKVILAPMVRIGTLPMRLLALRYGADIVYTEELIDWKFLRSKRRYNDILNTTDFVDQTDGTIIFRTCSEEKNKVVLQLGTCSAERALKVAKLVENDVAAIDINMGCPKEFSIKGGMGVALLQDLDKACCILKTLVDNLSIPVTCKIRIFETPEKTYEVVNKLVSTGIKAIAIHGRTRDERPQHAVHTDIIRYIAERISIPVIANGGSKEIEKYNDILKFKEITGCKSVMLARAAEWNCSIFRKDGMLPMDTVITDYLKLAVDYDNSPSNTKYCIQNILRELQETPRGRKFLECQTLEQICAIWDLDKYCQEKQSQYQKMGIQGRWQVHPDELEPPSKKAKIGEINLEDVIQMKVCFVRANFNDLNLPKSQLHAWAGKNGVKLPHYQTHQVEKLFCSVLTFNGKKYTSTFWEKNKKFAEQGAALVALFHLKLITEEDLVKLGSIIK